The proteins below come from a single Hemitrygon akajei chromosome 2, sHemAka1.3, whole genome shotgun sequence genomic window:
- the LOC140716768 gene encoding tripartite motif-containing protein 60-like: MASEREMDGLIEELTCPICLEIFVDPVSLQCGHHFCSHCITHILGQFPEQNTCPQCRHVFAEVKSARRLGIIAEQVKVLNAKLAQQKREPCCEEHGEKLKLFCLMEREVICVDCWNVRHQGHKVIPVKGAASLYKKAFKEALALLEGELQIVTEDKMKQEGKMGEVKVQVEQLSERIGQEFLKMHYFLKEQEKVMRCQLRNNEKMTLKRLDNTVAVINNDISTLEERILEIKSRLAMNQTVEILKDAENFLKTCHVQCHEVEEFNIKLTSKVLDGLLLPFLRVWEDMRRMIVAVPRFEDRK; this comes from the exons ATGGCgtctgagagagagatggacggtTTAATTGAAGAGTTAACGTGCCCCATCTGTCTTGAGATATTTGTTGACCCGGTATCTCTACAATGTGGTCATCACTTTTGCAGTCACTGCATCACACATATCTTGGGTCAGTTCCCTGAACAGAATACTTGTCCCCAGTGTCGTCACGTCTTCGCTGAAGTGAAGTCTGCTCGGAGGCTCGGTATTATTGCGGAGCAGGTTAAGGTGTTGAATGCGAAGCTGGCGCAGCAGAAGCGGGAACCTTGCTGTGAGGAACACGGGGAGAAGCTTAAGCTGTTCTGTTTAATGGAACGAGAAGTTATTTGTGTGGACTGCTGGAACGTCCGGCATCAAGGTCACAAAGTCATCCCGGTGAAGGGGGCAGCCTCGTTGTACAAG AAAGCATTCAAGGAGGCTTTGGCCTTGTTGGAAGGAGAACTGCAAATAGTTACTGAAGACAAAATGAAACAAGAAGGAAAAATGGGAGAAGTGAAG GTGCAAGTGGAACAGCTGTCGGAAAGAATTGGACAAGAATTTTTGAAGATGCACTATTTCCTGAAAGAGCAAGAAAAGGTTATGAGATGTCAGCTGAGAAACAATGAGAAGATGACACTGAAAAGACTGGACAACACAGTGGCAGTAATTAACAATGATATATCAACACTTGAGGAAAGAATTCTGGAGATAAAATCACGACTAGCGATGAATCAAACAGTTGAGATACTCAAG GATGCAGAAAACTTCCTGAAAAC ATGTCATGTCCAGTGCCATGAGGTGGAAGAGTTCAACATTAAGTTAACCAGTAAAGTCCTTGATGGGCTTTTGCTTCCATTTCTCAGAGTGTGGGAGGATATGAGGAGAATGATCGTTGCAg TCCCTAGATTTGAAGACAGAAAATGA